ACTAGCAAATGCCCCAGTactgcatttttttttaattaagtaatttcacGCCTAGGCAGAACGCAATACATAACTGCAACAGCATGCAACATCATCTACTGCACTATAAGGCAACACCGCCACAGCCATGCCAATTTAATTTTCATCAAGTGAAAACAGATACAGCAGCATACTGGAAGGAGGGAAAGTGCATTAAGGAAAAGCCCAAGCCAGTAAAAAACCAGATTTCTTCATCATGCCGTTTTGGTTGGACAATAAGAACCTTTGCAAACACATAAGCAAGGAGCGGACGCATTGGGAAAACGGGAATGCAAGACAGGAAGGAATAAGTAAATGACACCGTTTTCACCAAAACCATGGAGCGTCAATGGGGGCTATACTTCCTCCCACCATGAATGCTAGGACATGAGAGCCTACCCATCATGAACAATGAGGCATGCACATGGATTTTGTAAATTATGCTATAACTGTGATTAGACAACTCAAAAGGAACAAAATTCTGTTTTTTAAGAAGCTTAGTGGAGTATTATTTAACTAACAAAAAGAACGGTTGAGCCTTTCTTAAGCAATGGTTTCTTAGCATTCATCATGTGGACTATAAGATTTAACTGCATCAAGCATTATTACCTGAAGCAGGAGTACCAATGAAGAGGGTAGATTACGATATTATTGGATCCACACCCTGCATATATAATTCACATGCAGCAGGGAAAAAAATTACCAGCAGGGGCAAAAAGACAATCAAATAAGATGTGCTTGTTAAATAATGTTTGAGATTTATACAAGTAAGGAAAGACATCAACTTTGCTTGACAATATTCAAAGTAAGAAGCCAACAACATCAATTACATTTTTATCTgaataaaacaaaacaaagcGAATAGGATGCAATCACATCTAAGCAGTAATTGGTTATGTGGGCTTTATCTTCTCCAGCAATTTCTCAGCTTCAATAAACCCAAGTGGTCCCAAAGACAGGTATTTTATATGTTTCCATCTGTTGAAGCTCCTTATGAATTAAAATCTTTCCAGTTTTAATCTATGaaaatcaaaacaattgtttAAGCATATGATACTTGCCAAGGAAAAGATAGCTTACGTGGGCTGGAAAGGTAATGCCAGACAATGGAGATGTAAATGGTCAACGCTATTCAGTGGAGGCTGGTGAAAGCCAAATCTGTCCAATGAGCAGGATAAATTTTCCGAATAAACTTGCTGTTAGGAACAATTTATGCGCAGAAAGGCTGAAGAAACAAGTAAAAGATGTGGACAGCTCATAGCACACCTGGTCTATTTATATCGGAATTATGCAACATTATGCTTGAGTATTACTACACCCCCTTACCCAGGCCCAACAAAATGGGAAAAGAAATTCACTTGCTTATTTCTTATACATGTTTATAAAAGAGTCACCAGAAAATCTAAAGATCATCTATAGCATTGGATCAGAAAAGCACAAGTCTGCTGAAAATGCATAAACCATGAGCTTGACACATCAGTAGGTAGAGCAAATTAAAAAACATATGCATGTCCAACGCACCTGCTTAACCAGAAATTCATTGCTCAGACTATGACTTCTTGATTATGATCTCAACTATGGATTTAGTTGAAAAGCCCAACGACAAAATGGAAAAATCAATAATACATGAAGAGAGCATTAGAAACAAACAACAATACTTTATCCTAGAGCTGCATATTTTCGAACAAAATCCCTCAGATATCAAACCTAAAACCATTTACATGCATAAAAAGATTATCTATCTCAAGATTATGCAAGATTTTTCCTTCCTACTACTACTCTAATTTCTATTAACAGAGGAGCCACAAACCAGACCGCTCCTAACTGGAAGCAAACCAATCAAACCCAAACTGACCAACACTTGGATTAAACAGGACAGGCTGGTGTTGTCTGGTTTCCGGCTAAACCCaaaattttccttattttttttaaagaaaaaaaaaattcagaccaTTGCTTGATCAAATCCTCATAGAGATGGACCTAACCAGACTGTGGACAGCCCTAGTGCGTATAGTACAAGTTTGGATGCTAAAAAGAGCTTATCTCAATTAGTAGTATGAAATGTTATAAAGCTGGTCTTATGCACAAGAATAGATACCTGTATTCTTTCGATTGAGGAGCGTCTCGGTGTAATAGCATTTTTCCCACACTTAGCATGTGgtttactataaaaaaaaatggcaGCATGACGCATTAGTCATAACAACATAATAATCCTCTCGCTAGTTCAAGCTTCAAAACAAATGAACTGATGTGTTTAAGATTTCTTTACCTAAAGTATAATCTTCTTCTCTACTCTGGAGATTCCTAACAGTTGAAATGTGCTCCACAGGAATCACCAAGTAATGCCTTCCACATGGTTGACCAATGCAAAATACAGTTTTAGGAAGtggttgaaaattaaaaatatttatgataggTAACAAGACAAATTAGCAGTGTAAATCTGTGCTGCTTTGACTTCAGTATAAGTGTTGGGTTAACCATCCATGTCTGTGTAAAATGTGAACGTTTCCTTCTTTTGTAATATCCTCTGCATTTATCCGTATATCAATTTCTATTTTAGTGTCCATTCTGTGTCAAAGCAGGTGTATGGGGTTGCAGTTTAGAGATGAACCAAAATAGCTAATACAATGCTTGAATGTCATTGACATAAATTTGATAGGCTGTTGGCCACAATGGGTACTTAAGATTTAAGCTATTACATAGTGAAGTACTAGTACCTACTGCAACAAAAGAAACAAGTGCCATTTAAGGTTGCATTTACCATCTGTTTATCTCATCGTCAATCTCATTTCTGCCAAGGACCTACACACACAAATATGCCAGTGCTTTTACGAAAACCAACCAGCGAGTTACCTATGAAACATCTGGCTATTGAATTAACTTTATCGTCCATTATTGAAATTTCAAGAATAGATTCTCAGTTCAGTTAGATTATGAAGTGTAATCCTGGGAGTTTCGATAGTTCGTCAAATCCCGATTTAACTGACTCGATCTTATctaaaacattattaaataaataaagaaataattaattaagaatataGTAGTGATTAATTAGACAAACCTGAGAGCAGAAGGTTTGATATCTTGAAATGCGACAACCTTGTCATCCTGCGAGGTCCAAATAATTTAGTTAGGGTGCCAATGTAATGCGTCGGCTGCTGCGAAAGTAAAGGAAACAAACGAATCAGCTGATCAACTCAGCTAATTGCTATGAATTTTCCAAGCACCCAAACAGagattagagagagagagacgaacAGAGTGAAGAAGAGTAGTGGAAGTGGAATTGTGGGCAATCTGACAGAAGATACAGGATGAGACCGCACCCGCCATCTGCCCTAGTTGTAACCGTTGGTTTATTGGATCGAATTTTTTCATTGAATATAGAAACTAAAATACTACGTatctttcaaaaaattaaaaaaaaaaaaaaatactgcgTATGTGGAAAATTATTGAACAGAAGTTTTTAGTCGCTTACTGTCCCTGGACAGGGAAAAGATTCATTCACACGAACCGGCAGGGACACATTGCTTCTCGTTACAAACGATTTTTATTTAAGATTTATTCCCATTTctaacatttaattttaatttagttttaactgttaaaaaagattttaatttatttcaataaaattatagcactatcatttataaaaataagattttctaACATGctatatgataaaattaattaataattatttatgaataaagtttttcatttttcacaaattttttatgaaattcaattaaatcatataatatatctattattattttgattaatctgattaatttatattctagAGACCAACTcccttaatataaaataaaacatttataattaactaaaataaatattagtaaTTAACTTGCAaccacaattttttaaaattatattattaatatgttaaaaattaaatagcttgataattataaattatttttaagaacttgtaaaattttaattatatttaaatgcttattaaattatacatatgcgataatttttttaagtgattaatattaattaaaaatcatgaataaaattaatgttCATTATATTACTCATCTACTAACGACCTAACATGTGTATTGATTAGAGCTGCTTGTTCTTTGACGGATGAGGTGAAATAACTATTTCACGATGTATTTTGTTTCAGTTGTATTTTGTTTTAGTTGATACTtgatagtttttaaaaaaaaaataaaaaaaattaaaaaattggaataaaaaaaaaaatcaaatcatgcCACGACCAGCAAAAGGTGAAtgtagctgggtcaacataaattcatgaaaaaaaaaaaatcaatcacaaGAGGTGCTATGGTAAAACAAAAGTAAAACTTTATTAGGATACGCTACACCCGAAAAAATAATGTCGCATTGATGCCCTTATTTGTGACACGTGACCTCAAGAGGCATGCCAAAAAATTGCATGAGGTAACTAAGAAACATGACTCAGATTCAGACTCTATGGGACCCTTGGGGTATTAACAACTCTGCATAATCGTCGACCACCACCTGTTTCAAATTGACCGATTAAAGATGAAGAAAGCTATTAATTAAAGGCTTTCTAACCACAAAGGGAAAGATCAGAGTTTTCCAGTACCTCGAATGTTTGGCCATCACAAGTGTATTCCACATATAACTGCTTTGGTTCTCCAGGACAAGGATCACAGAATCCCATTATGCCCGACTTCTTTACGCCCTCGTGAAGCTGCATCAACATGTTGAAACCCAAAACTCGAATAAATGTTTCCATTAGGTATTATTCAAACTCGGTTTCAACAAGATCACTGATAGAATTTTATCGCCAGTTACATCAACTAAAAGAAGTCACATTGCACACTACCCAAAGGAAAAGACATTTTGAAACTTTTACATGGAGTCATGAAGGCGGCTTCATCAAAATTAGGCTTTTCTATAAATATAGCAGTAAACCAAGtagaattaagaaaaataagagaTCCGTATATAGCTGATTTGAAGTTGATCAGGATTGACCGACTTCGTAGTTTAGAGCCACAAGAAGGAAAACGTGAATTGAAAGAAACATACCTTCAATTGTCCCACATCATTAACCAGGAAATTTAGGGGTACGGTAACATCAATGACTTCAGAAGCTGATTCATCATTTACTTCTCTTAATCCTTCCCCTTTCTTCAAAGCTTTGCCACTTCCATACACTGCTTTCGTAATAACAAGTCCATTTCTTTCCACTTGCCTAGTTCTTTTCCTACTGGCCACATTTTGTAATAACTGTTGAGCTTTTTCTGCTGCTGCCCTTGCCTCTCGAACCTACACAAGGATTAAGATGAATTTTGGAAGTATTGAATTGAACCCAGCTAATTTTATGCAAGGACCCTTCCCAATTATATGACACAGCAAAAAACATTTGACTTAAAATGCTCCGTTTTGGTGAAGATTGGAAATCCTGCCCAGCTAGCATATTGATTCTACTTCTCtgacaaaattaaataataatcacATTGCTGACATTCCAAGAATCAATGAGATAGCTGGTGATGGCATATTGTATTAGTTATCAGGTCTTGCAACGGAGCAAACATAAACCAACATTTTTTGGGAAGATACGTAATCAATACCTGGGCAGAAGTTTTCTCCTTATTCTCTAAAGCCGCCTTCTTTTCCCTTTGAAGGTAATAAGGTTTGACAACAAATTTCTGCATGCATGCCAAAAGGATATACAATTAACAATGCAGACAAAAGTTCTACAACTCAAAACAGTGCTCGAACAACTATTTCACCAAACATGCCCACAGTTGGGTTTGTTAGTCAGATGACGACCAGGACCTCCAGCAGAAATTTGCAAAAgcataaaaagaaaatagatgATTTAGAAACATGAATCCCATTATAATGAGACCTAAAAATCACCATTCACTGGTATGGAAACGTAGTGTTAAATGAACACTAAATTGCCAAGATAAAATTTTGGCCACTTGAATGCAAATTGAGTCCATCTAGCTTCCCACCATATGGTACAATATTTTCATAATACATTAATATGTGAAAAGGTGCAACCCAAGTACCTTGAAAATGACATCTTCCTGTCACAGTAAGTGCCTACTATATCCAAACGCCATGATTAATTATACTGAATATGTAGATGATGCTTGTTAAGCCAGGAATTATATCAAGTGTGCAATAGAGAACTTGAGCATAAATTCAGTTAATACAATAACACCAAATAAGGAAAATGGACAACAAAAAGGAAATCTTTTCATTCAAGTGTTGAATTTAAGTATATAATATGAAGTTCAAAAGAACCAGGGTATTCTCCCCCAGGACACTTGAATGGTTTAAACTTGGAAAACTGAACTAGGGATCCTAGATTTAAAGCAAAGATTGAATGAGAGGTAGAAGGGTTACACAATATGGATGTTGCTCAAACAAATCCTACAGGGCTCCTGATGAATTGGGAAGAAAGAAAGGTGAAAGTAAAAAGAGAAACCCAGGGCTCAACTTAGTATGTATGAACTTTAAGGCTTTATTACACCAGGCGAACAGCCATATAAGCATATCAAATTCAGATGGAATGGACCCTTGCAACAGTATTAAGGTTCTTCGAAATGGAGTTGAAGTTAAAACACCAATCAGACAACTAAGTCCCCTAGCATACAAGTGAACAAAAGGGGTGCAGCATGAGTAATAACCTTGAGTAAAAAGTAAAGTGACGTAGGAATTAGGAATGCTCCCGTTGCAAAAGACAAATTCAAATGCGTTGAAAGCAATATCTGCACATAACAATTCGTCAGCAAATAAAAATGGGAAAGGCATAAACAAATGAAATAGATAGCACGAATAAAGTGATACTAAGAGAGATTGTCCTATCTTATCTTCTCCCAAGAAAGAAAAATAGCAAGGGTTCAAAatttacagcagagaggagaaaacatgaaaatcttCAACAGAGGGAAAATTATTCATAACATCATGTCCACTGTTGAATCAAAATTTCTACATCACAAATTTTCTTGATTCGACAACATTAAAAAAGCTACATTGCTGTGAGAACGACAAATATAGGAGAACTTTGCAGTTAAATCCTTATCATTTCAATGCCAGGTGGAATAGATTATTATGAGTGtgcatatatataatatacaaGTCTACTCCATGAGCAACATCCAAACAATATGAACTAAATTCTTAAATACAAAGATCTGCAAATTCACAAACCCAAAAATGGTGAAAATTCTATCTTTATTATTCTTAAAAACATCTGAatccaaaaaaaagaaaaaaagagttaTCATAATCAACAAAGGCCTTCTCAAATGTTGGACTGTCAAAAAATTGTCAAAAACAATGATTCTATTGCCAAAGTTCcatttactaattatttttcAGTTATAGAAAGTTTAGAAAATTTGTTTAAGATACTtgctgtaatacccagctagattccggcatcggaatccctaccttccggcggaatctccgttggaatctagaattctgaagatgccagagtcttctaaagggataaaatgtgtttctaaaatgttttcacttgattttatggttttaatgaaaaaagcaatggagttttgaaaagaataggccaaggaggaaggacccaggttcggccgccgaacatggggctgtttcgggagcgctttaggcctccgaaggctttgagggaagaaaccaggttcggccgccgaacatgggatagtttaggaggcacgttaggctgccgaaggtggtggagctgtggagacagcttaggccgccgaaggtggttgaccggccacctataaaaggccctcagaccgaaaatggacgagttttctccccattctcgagctcaggtgtgttcatgtcctcctttggtagATTTCacgttctttcttcaaatccttcacgtttttatgagtttccttttgggttttgaagttttaaagcttaaatcaagttttgggagcttggagacccaaggagttgttttctcccatctccaagttagggattgcatcaaccctcgatcttcgagaggtaagtgtagatccttgctttcctttatgtttaataaagttttaagtaagttttaaggaagttatatgcttgagtatgggtagatgtgcatgttgaggtttatgtgagttttatgcccaatgtatgtttatgtgatgtttgtgttagggtttaagttagtttatgcccctttatgcatgtgggagtgtgtatgcatgggagagagcatgtgaggttttgggtggtttggaggttggttttgcttgtgacagattcggacctgctgttcggagggaaccaggttcggccgccgaacttgcatgggaggcagctttggccgcctaacgtgcccccgaaggccaggactttcggatctgtgagaggcttcggccgccgaacctgccagactttcggctctggaaggactttcggccgccgaaagtgcccccgaacctgcatggctttcggctctggaagggacattcggccgccgaaagtgccgccgaaagtgccctgtccagccctttcttggttgttttctatgcatgttttagggatgttttaggggggttttggggagtagtttatgagttgtttagagtgtgtttggcacctcattcgagtccacctgtgtaggatcggacccgagggatcgaggaggccaacagtattagctgttgcagagtcagtccagcgtctgccagaggtgagtagaactaactcaaatgttttaagcatgctcacgCATCATaaataccatgtatatgtattaggctgttgcattagttttcacgaagatgttgcattgcataatttgctgttgatgtggatggaccaaggcgaccccaatagccctagatatgttatgttagtgaagtcctgaggagcccgaagggccgggcaataatgaagtcctgaggagcccgaagggccgggcactatgttatgttacagaagtcctgaggagctcctttgagggccgggcaccatgatatgttacagacagagggagttttggtggtcatgtccatccgtgatgtgaaatgtttgtgttgtgacgcattccataaaagcatatgatttattattgGTTTtttctgttctgctcactaggctttttagctcacccctttcccctaacccccaggtttgcaggtcaaggtagtccaggaagacgtcaagggtaatgtTAAGCTTATGTAATAAATTAGCAtattagagtggacatgtaatgtaaactgatataatgtattgtaagataatgtaacgtaaagtagagttatgttatgttatggattagtatcgtgcttggccctaagacttggttaatccatttttagtacatgatgtatgttatgttttagtgTTGAGTagagtttgaaccaaacttgtggcatgtgatgtttaccacgctagagtatttgatgaggactctagtggaggttttatgtttagGTTTCAGTTCATCGGatatgatccaagcttgatgtatgtaatgctGACCCagttagagcatttgatgagggctctagtatggggttcttttatgtttacagttatgtagcatacaggtcaagctcggtatatacatcagatgtttaagtttttatgttaatgttttaatcatgtatgggatttgaccagatGATAGGAtgtatgctaggcttgctacgggtcccggcggccttaagccgatctggatcctagcgccggaagcggtccggtttccggatcgttacacttGCATTACAGGAAGGAGCAGAGCCATCCACCAAATTCAAGTAATTGGTTAACTACAGCCACCCCCATGCTTAAATTATCATATCTAAGTAGATGATTTCCTTTCTTCAATCTGTAAAAGTTTTACCAAGCAAGACTTCCCATCTAAAAATCGTATTGCAGGCAATGCACAGgccatgaaaaaaaaattacgaGCAAAATTCCATACACCAAGTTGAAGCAAGAGAAAGGACAAGATTTGCTCACAGGAATAATAAACTTTTGCCTACCAcgatgaaattcaaatttccaaAAGATACCCTGCAACAAAAGTAAAGAGTAAGATTTTCATATACATATAGAACAGTAACAACCTGAAAgtcaaatcaaaaaaataaaatttaactacgTGACTTTCTTGGATTATGCTTAAGATGGTCATTCATTTGTTGGATGCTAGAAAGTGTTCAGCAAAGCAAGGAATGATTTAGCTACTTCACAGATGCTACGAACATTTTTACTATTCTTCCTCTTTTTCTCTACAAGGCTAAAGCAAGAGACCATGTGGGCCATTGTATTCAATCCTTAAGAATCATAACTGCAAAAAGTCATCGTCAAATTAGTTATGCATTATGGACTGTTTTGGGCCCTCATATACTTCAAGcattaatattttctttaataaacATTCTGTTAAACTTTGAAAGTTAAAGTTATTTTGCCAAAAGATGCCACTGACCTACTTGGTGTCAATGGTGTCTGTGTCATCAAAGCTTACCTTTAGTCTGAagcatttaaataaatattacttaGCACTCATGCTCTGGTATTCCTAATCTTCTCTAAGTAGGATAGAAGAAAGCATTTACAAAGAAATGATAACACGCAATACCACGCACATTTACGTGAATGGGTAAAGTTGAGACAGGTCCTTAACAGTTCATGCAAGTTTCTcaaaaaaccaaaattttaaaccaGAATaccatttcttttaattttatttggcaGTTAACAAGAAAGAACCTAGAATCCAAGATCACAGCTTCAAGGATAAGGTATATCCTAAACTAAGCAATTACATATGATTGATAACATGGTGCCCTTTATAGTACTTGAGACACTTTTCAAAAAGCTGCAAAAGCAGAAGCTTACAAGAAGCCAAGAAACCACCTCATCACTTAACAAATTAAACGGAATATCTACATAATGTAGAAGCATGATACGCAATTCCATTCCTGATACCTGAATTCCAATGGTATACAGCGTTCTGACAGTGCCGAAGTTGGATATTTTTCTTCCACCACCAACTTCAATCTCCAGAGCAGTGCTGCAACAACAATATCCAAAATTATAAGAGATAACTCTGGCAGTCTTGATTGGAATTTCTCCAGGAAAGCTACCAGCCATATCCCCCACCCcccacgaaaaaaaaaaaaaaaaaaaaaaaaaactcatgatGTGAAAATAACTATTTGCTTTCATGGCATAACCAAGTGAACAAGTCAAGACCAATTTGAACCCCTTTTTTCTTACTTTCTAATTGTATACAAGGCCATCCATGCAAGGCACTGAGGCAATTTGACCTAAAGTCATTTACATAacttaaaataaatacaaaaagaTGAGGATTAAGCAAGCTAAAGCCAAATGCTTAAAGCAAAGCATTTTTTATCAGTTtcttattttaatagttaatacTGGATGGCTGATTACACAAGCCATAGTAATCTTTCCTTGCCATTTCATCTAAATACATTGCTCAGGAAGCTTTATCAACTAACTCTTATGTACAAGTGTTACTTCTTttctaacaattttttttatcatggtTTACAACATTATACGTTCATATCTAATTCATAATCCATCATGTCAGACATGATATCACTAAGtgtatttacaaaataaaacaaatgaGAACGTGGCAAACtaataatttgaaataagaTAATCTGCCAACAATATTGGATAAATTTCAGATGATGTCCTTAAACTTTAGGGATTGCAACAACATTGTCCCTAAACTTCATAATGTAACATAGAACATGCAAAAGTATGATTAACGTCAATGTCAGAGGAGATAGAGAAGAGAGGAATTAGTGCCACATTGAAACATCAACATCAGATTATTACTTCGACCAACTATTGGAAGTCAGGAGGGTATTATTAAGGAAAAGGGCTTTAAGCTACATCTTTAAGTTCAAGAACAATGTTCATACAACCCCAAAAAATAAGGACAACATATGAAACTCATCCCATAATATTAGTTCCAAAGAACGTTTATCCATATAGTCTTCCAGCAAATACCTGCCAAATCTGCCTGCAATACGACCATGAGACACTGAGGAAAAGCGATGAGTGTAATGAGCTGATGCTCCGAAAGAACTTGTACCAATCTGTGGTAATTAAAGACATGCAAAGAGGAGGGATAAGGAGAATAGTAGAGAAGCATCTTTTAAATAAAGCttctaaaaattagaaaaatttaaaatagctATCCTGAAGTGAATAAACGGAAATATGCAGTtactaaagaaaagaaagaccaAAGAAAAATTAGAAAGTCAATCAATTGACTGTGGACAACTGCAAGAAAACATGGAGCTTAAATGCTAATAAAATCATATTTCATTTACCGATCAAGTTGAAAGAATGAAAATTTGTGGATGTACTCAAGTCtgtcaaacaaaaaaaatttaccTACTTAAAATATTAGTTAATGCATGCAAGATACGGCTTCCAAACTTAGGCAAAAACCCACTTGGGGTGGTCCAGATATTATCTTATAGGGGACAAGAATATTT
This is a stretch of genomic DNA from Manihot esculenta cultivar AM560-2 chromosome 2, M.esculenta_v8, whole genome shotgun sequence. It encodes these proteins:
- the LOC110609950 gene encoding bifunctional adenosine 5'-phosphosulfate phosphorylase/adenylylsulfatase HINT4 isoform X3 → MKKFDPINQRLQLGQMAGAVSSCIFCQIAHNSTSTTLLHSQPTHYIGTLTKLFGPRRMTRLSHFKISNLLLSGGRHYLVIPVEHISTVRNLQSREEDYTLVNHMLSVGKMLLHRDAPQSKEYRFGFHQPPLNSVDHLHLHCLALPFQPTVWIQ
- the LOC110609950 gene encoding bifunctional adenosine 5'-phosphosulfate phosphorylase/adenylylsulfatase HINT4 isoform X2 gives rise to the protein MKKFDPINQRLQLGQMAGAVSSCIFCQIAHNSTSTTLLHSDDKVVAFQDIKPSALRHYLVIPVEHISTVRNLQSREEDYTLVNHMLSVGKMLLHRDAPQSKEYRFGFHQPPLNSVDHLHLHCLALPFQPTWKHIKYLSLGPLGFIEAEKLLEKIKPT
- the LOC110609950 gene encoding bifunctional adenosine 5'-phosphosulfate phosphorylase/adenylylsulfatase HINT4 isoform X1; amino-acid sequence: MKKFDPINQRLQLGQMAGAVSSCIFCQIAHNSTSTTLLHSQPTHYIGTLTKLFGPRRMTRLSHFKISNLLLSGGRHYLVIPVEHISTVRNLQSREEDYTLVNHMLSVGKMLLHRDAPQSKEYRFGFHQPPLNSVDHLHLHCLALPFQPTWKHIKYLSLGPLGFIEAEKLLEKIKPT
- the LOC110609950 gene encoding bifunctional adenosine 5'-phosphosulfate phosphorylase/adenylylsulfatase HINT4 isoform X4, producing MKKFDPINQRLQLGQMAGAVSSCIFCQIAHNSTSTTLLHSQPTHYIGTLTKLFGPRRMTRLSHFKISNLLLSGGRHYLVIPVEHISTVRNLQSREEDYTLVNHMLSVGKMLLHRDAPQSKEYRFGFHQPPLNSVDHLHLHCLALPFQPT
- the LOC110609620 gene encoding chaperone protein dnaJ 13 isoform X3 yields the protein MKEIATQNFQRICEAYEILSDENKRQIYDIYGMEGLTSGLELGPKLNKPEELKEELERLRRKKEQEKMEAHFQPSGTILANLSLPQFLDGDGIMRGMAMSSEIHSQISKQNTIAIGGNLEVQENSGGSAASAVLRHQLSSVSSVEFMASAGLRALIGVQTTRHLSLHSTATIAIAKSLGDGSINLSNTWTRQLSETANGNIQLLLGPESSITVGWQKKDEKMSAAGELKIGTSSFGASAHYTHRFSSVSHGRIAGRFGSTALEIEVGGGRKISNFGTVRTLYTIGIQGIFWKFEFHRGRQKFIIPILLSTHLNLSFATGAFLIPTSLYFLLKKFVVKPYYLQREKKAALENKEKTSAQVREARAAAEKAQQLLQNVASRKRTRQVERNGLVITKAVYGSGKALKKGEGLREVNDESASEVIDVTVPLNFLVNDVGQLKLHEGVKKSGIMGFCDPCPGEPKQLYVEYTCDGQTFEVVVDDYAELLIPQGSHRV